CGTCGGACAACCGCGAGGAGCTGCTCGTCAAGCTGCGCGCCGAAGCGGTGATCGGGCCGATCGGCCTGGCCGACGAAGTGCAGCGCCTGATCGAGCAGCACCGCGCGCGCCTGGCCACGTACCGCGAGATCGCGCAGCGCGATTTCTCCGCCGCCGAGCTCACGCGCGTCCAGCGCCTGCAGCACGTCGTGCTCAAGCGCGGCATCGTCTATGAGGAAGGCTGGCTCGCCTGGGCAGACGAAGTGCTGCCGCTGCTGGAGCCGACCGCCGTTCCGGCCTGAGCGCGCGGCGCCCGGCCGAACAGCCGAGGATGAGCGCTTTTGCAGCGTCGCAGAGTGCTCATCGCGAGAGGCGTCGCGGGGTGCGGGACGTCCGTGCGCGGTTCGCAGCCGCGTACGTGTCGGCGCGCGCGAACCGCCCATCCGAAGAGGCGCAGGATGATTCGGCGGCGAGGCCGGAAGGTCAAGCCTGCCTGCCGACGCACCACCTCCATCGCCAAGCCGAGGGGCGCAGTCTTGTCCATCGACGCCGTA
The nucleotide sequence above comes from Ralstonia solanacearum K60. Encoded proteins:
- a CDS encoding PadR family transcriptional regulator encodes the protein MSIQHALLTSLLEKPSSGYELARRFDKSMGYFWSATHQQIYRELGRMAEVGWVSVEEEEDGRKKTYTVLPSGREELIRWALEPTVSSDNREELLVKLRAEAVIGPIGLADEVQRLIEQHRARLATYREIAQRDFSAAELTRVQRLQHVVLKRGIVYEEGWLAWADEVLPLLEPTAVPA